The nucleotide window TTCGCCGCGTCGCGCTGGGGCAAGGGCGAGGGCGACGACTACCTGAACGCGCCCATGTCGAAGGAGCAGTACGATGTCTTCGTCGAGGCGCTGCGCACGGGCGAGGGCTACGAGGGGCACGATTGGGAGAACGTACCGTACTTCGAGGGCTGCCTGCCGGTGGAGGTGATGGCCTCGCGCGGACCGGAGACGCTTCGTTTCGGGCCGATGAAGCCGATCGGCCTGCCCGTCCCGGCGCTGAACGGCAGGTTCGCGCACGCCATCGTGCAGCTGCGGCAGGAGGACAGGGCGGGGCAGATGTGGAATCTGGTCGGCTTCCAGACGCGGCTGAAGATTCCCGAGCAGCGCCGCATCTTCCGCACGATCCCGGGGCTGGAGGACGCGGAGTTCCTTCGCTGGGGCTCCATCCACCGCAACACGTACCTGAACTTCCCCGCGCGCCTGAGTCCGCACGGCGGCCTGCCCGACCGTCCGGAGCTGGTGTTCGCGGGGCAGATCACGGGCGTGGAAGGCTACACGGAATCCACCGCGGTCGGCATCCTCGCGGCAGTGAACCTGGACCGCATCGTCCGCGGCCTCGATCCCGTGCTGCCGCCAACCACGACCATGCTGGGGGGGATGATGCGCTACCTGCGCGAGTCCGAGCCCAAGCACTTCCAGCCGATGAACTCCAACTTCGGCCTGATGGACCCCATGCCCGGCCGCCACAAGGACAAGGCGGCCAAGCGCCAGCTCATGGCCGAGCGCGCGCAGGCCGAATTCGCGGCGTGGATGGAAGCCAACGCGCTCTCCATCGGCGAAGGCGCCGCCGCGCGATGATCCCCCGCGCCGTCTCCGCCGATCCAGCCGGCGTGGCTCCGTCCGACGCGGACGATGCCGCGGCGAAGGCTTCCGGGGCGCGGCTGGCGGCGGTGGACGCGTTCCTGTCGTACGTGGCGCACGAGCGGCAGCTCTCGCCGCACACGGTGAGCGCCTACGCGGACGACCTGCACGAGGCGGAAGCGTTCCTGGGCCGCTACTACGGCGATCCCGACTGGAGCTGGCGCGGATTGGACCGTCTGGCGATCCGCTCGTTCATGGGCGACTGCGTGAGCCGCCGCGCGCTGTCGAGGCGGACGGTGGCGCGGAAGCTCTCCGCCCTGCGCTCCTTCTTCCGCTTCCTGAGCGAGGAGGACCTGGCGGACGCGAACCCCGCGCGCACGGTCCGCACGCCCAAGCGCGAGCGGCGCCTGCCCGGGCATCTCACGCGCGAGCAGATCGAACAGGTCTTCGCGGACGCCGAGATGCGCGCGGAGAGCGGAGGGTTCCACGCGCTCCGTAACCTCGCCGTGATGGAGCTGTTCTACAGCAGCGGGCTTCGCGTCTCCGAGCTCCAGGGGCTGAACGTGGCGGACCTGGACCTCGTCACCGAACTTGCTCGGGTGATGGGGAAGGGGCGCAAGGAGCGCATCGTCCCCATCGGCCGCACGGCCATCCGCGCGCTGCGGGGGTACTACGAGGCGCGCGAGCGGGTGCTGGAGACGGCCACGCGCGGCGAGCGGCGGGCCGTCTTCCTCAGCCAGACGGGGCGCCGCCTCTCGGTCCGCCAGGTGCAGAACGTCGTCGGCACGTTTCTGGACGGCGTGGCGGGCGAGACCGGGCTGTCCACGCACTCGCTGCGGCACACGTTCGCCACGCACCTGCTGGACGCCGGCGCCGACCTGCTGGCGGTGAAGGAGCTGCTGGGGCACGCCAGCCTCAGCACCACGCAGATCTACACGCACACGTCACGGGAGCGGCTGAAGAAGGTGTACCGCAACGCGCACCCGCGCGCCTGAGGCAGCCGCCGCCCGTTCAACGCAGACAGGAGACAGATGGCACTTCCCGCGTTCCACGCCACCACCATCCTCGCGGTGCGCCGCGACGGCCGCGTCGCCCTGGGCGGCGACGGGCAGGTCACCGTGGGCGACACCGTGGCCAAGGCCACCGCCCTGAAGGTCCGCAAGATCAAGGACGGCAAGGTGCTGGCGGGCTTCGCCGGCTCCGTGGCCGACGCCTTCACGCTCTTCGAGAAGTTCGAGGAGAAGCTGGAGCGCTACCCAGGCAACCTCTCCCGCGCCGCCGTGGAGCTGGCGAAGGAGTGGCGCAACGACCGCTACCTGCGGCGCCTGGAGGCGCTGCTGGCCGTGGCGGACCAAGAGCACCTCTACATGCTGTCCGGCAACGGCGACGTGATCGAGCCGGACGACGACATCGTGGCCATCGGGTCCGGCGGGTCGTACGCCATGGCCGCGGCGCGGGCGCTCAAGCAGCACTCGGAGCTGACCGCGCCCGAGATCGTCCGCAGCGCGCTGGAGATCGCGGGCGACATCTGCATCTACACCAACCGCAACATCACCGTCCTGGAGCTGTAGCTGGGGATGGCGGTGCGGCGCGCTCCGTC belongs to Longimicrobiaceae bacterium and includes:
- the trmFO gene encoding methylenetetrahydrofolate--tRNA-(uracil(54)-C(5))-methyltransferase (FADH(2)-oxidizing) TrmFO, whose amino-acid sequence is MRLKMAKVTVVGGGLSGSEAAYQLAERGHQVTLREMRPVRGTAAHQTEMLGEIVCSNTFKSEDPSNAHGLLKLEMDALGAGGSLLLRCARESRIPGGTALTVDRIEFAQRMTAAVEAHPSIEIVRDEVTELPEGPAIIATGPLTSDALSTSIRGALGDEGLSFFDAIAPVVSADSLNMDVLFAASRWGKGEGDDYLNAPMSKEQYDVFVEALRTGEGYEGHDWENVPYFEGCLPVEVMASRGPETLRFGPMKPIGLPVPALNGRFAHAIVQLRQEDRAGQMWNLVGFQTRLKIPEQRRIFRTIPGLEDAEFLRWGSIHRNTYLNFPARLSPHGGLPDRPELVFAGQITGVEGYTESTAVGILAAVNLDRIVRGLDPVLPPTTTMLGGMMRYLRESEPKHFQPMNSNFGLMDPMPGRHKDKAAKRQLMAERAQAEFAAWMEANALSIGEGAAAR
- a CDS encoding tyrosine recombinase XerC, whose protein sequence is MIPRAVSADPAGVAPSDADDAAAKASGARLAAVDAFLSYVAHERQLSPHTVSAYADDLHEAEAFLGRYYGDPDWSWRGLDRLAIRSFMGDCVSRRALSRRTVARKLSALRSFFRFLSEEDLADANPARTVRTPKRERRLPGHLTREQIEQVFADAEMRAESGGFHALRNLAVMELFYSSGLRVSELQGLNVADLDLVTELARVMGKGRKERIVPIGRTAIRALRGYYEARERVLETATRGERRAVFLSQTGRRLSVRQVQNVVGTFLDGVAGETGLSTHSLRHTFATHLLDAGADLLAVKELLGHASLSTTQIYTHTSRERLKKVYRNAHPRA
- the hslV gene encoding ATP-dependent protease subunit HslV — its product is MALPAFHATTILAVRRDGRVALGGDGQVTVGDTVAKATALKVRKIKDGKVLAGFAGSVADAFTLFEKFEEKLERYPGNLSRAAVELAKEWRNDRYLRRLEALLAVADQEHLYMLSGNGDVIEPDDDIVAIGSGGSYAMAAARALKQHSELTAPEIVRSALEIAGDICIYTNRNITVLEL